One segment of Trachemys scripta elegans isolate TJP31775 chromosome 1, CAS_Tse_1.0, whole genome shotgun sequence DNA contains the following:
- the MID1IP1 gene encoding mid1-interacting protein 1 — MMQICDSYSQKHSLFNAMNRFIGAVNNMDQTVMVPSLLRDVPLLLEELDSGGGCGEGDPQLSPGDAGAFFSRRDMYSHYLLLKSIRNDIEWGVLQQGAEEASRKKDKLSGDISRGLSEAAVEEEDLEKQFHYHLSGLHTVLSKLTRKANVLTNRYKQEIGFSNWGH, encoded by the coding sequence ATGATGCAGATCTGCGACTCCTACAGCCAGAAACACTCCCTCTTTAACGCCATGAACCGCTTCATCGGGGCCGTCAACAACATGGACCAGACGGTGATGGTGCCCAGCCTGCTGCGGGACGTgccgctgctgctggaggagctggaCTCGGGGGGCGGCTGCGGGGAAGGGGACCCCCAGTTGTCGCCGGGGGATGCCGGCGCCTTCTTCTCCCGCAGGGACATGTACAGCCATTACCTGCTGCTCAAGTCCATCCGCAACGACATCgagtggggggtgctgcagcagggCGCCGAGGAGGCCAGCCGGAAGAAGGACAAGCTGAGCGGGGACATTAGCCGGGGCCTTTCGGAGGCCGcggtggaggaggaggatctggAGAAGCAATTCCACTATCACCTGAGCGGACTCCACACGGTGCTCTCCAAACTCACCCGCAAGGCCAACGTGCTCACCAACAGATACAAGCAGGAGATCGGCTTCAGCAACTGGGGGCACTGA